One stretch of Caballeronia sp. Lep1P3 DNA includes these proteins:
- a CDS encoding GAF domain-containing protein — protein MFSLSSTSHAGKPAQYDDLLQQARSLIGDEADFMANAANFASLVYHSLPELNWAGFYLFDGDELVVGPFQGKPACVRIALGRGVCGTAAQERRTQVVPDVDAFPGHIACDSASRSEIVVPLVARDGTLIGVWDVDSPAPGRFDDEDARGMEALCAAFVALAWEERAQR, from the coding sequence ATGTTTTCGCTTTCCTCTACGAGTCACGCGGGCAAGCCCGCGCAATACGACGACTTGCTGCAGCAGGCCCGCTCGCTCATCGGCGACGAGGCGGATTTCATGGCGAACGCGGCGAATTTCGCGTCGCTCGTCTATCACTCGCTGCCGGAGTTGAACTGGGCCGGCTTCTATCTCTTCGATGGCGACGAACTCGTCGTCGGGCCGTTTCAGGGAAAGCCCGCGTGCGTGCGGATTGCGCTCGGGCGCGGCGTCTGCGGAACGGCGGCGCAGGAACGGCGCACGCAGGTCGTGCCGGACGTTGATGCGTTCCCTGGCCACATTGCCTGCGATTCGGCGTCGCGCTCGGAGATCGTCGTGCCGCTCGTCGCGCGCGACGGCACGCTCATCGGCGTATGGGATGTCGACAGCCCCGCGCCCGGCCGCTTCGACGACGAAGACGCGCGCGGCATGGAAGCGCTGTGCGCGGCGTTCGTCGCGCTCGCGTGGGAAGAGCGGGCGCAGCGCTGA
- a CDS encoding ROK family transcriptional regulator, which produces MKYPSGRGSNPASVRRYNERLLLQALRRTEPASKADLARHANLTSTAVGSIVDSLGKAGLIEYTGRRLDGQRGQPASLLRLDPRGAFGIGVRLDRTSIETVLVNFAGDVLARSALDRVLPHPSVVLEIVQRDIEGMLALLSAAERDRLTGIGVAQPYNLGSWLRELGVSADTSSAETFRAWDRTDFPDALSRALALPVFSENDGNAAATAELFYGHGRRCDDFVYLFLGSAIGGGVAIDGDCLRGATGNAGDIGVMPVPPSRLPSAPQPPGQWDILLSRASLNALVRHLHHSGAAADNRIDVQACIERRLPAVDEWIDDCIEALAPALRAMLCVLDVPMVVLDADIDGGLLDRLIQRLSATMTANAPEARGTPELVRGTFGPDAGAIGAATLPMFFNFSPRVRLDRGAGVKPQEVNHAA; this is translated from the coding sequence GTGAAATACCCGAGCGGCAGAGGCAGCAATCCCGCATCCGTGCGCCGATACAACGAGCGTCTGCTGCTTCAGGCGCTGCGCCGCACGGAACCGGCGTCGAAGGCCGATCTCGCGCGGCACGCGAATCTGACGAGCACGGCGGTCGGCAGCATCGTCGATTCGCTCGGCAAGGCGGGACTGATCGAATACACCGGACGCCGCCTCGATGGTCAGCGCGGCCAGCCGGCGTCGCTCTTGCGGCTCGATCCGCGCGGCGCGTTCGGCATCGGCGTGCGTCTCGATCGCACGAGCATCGAGACGGTGCTCGTCAACTTCGCGGGCGACGTGCTCGCGCGCAGTGCGCTCGACCGCGTGCTGCCGCATCCGTCCGTCGTGCTGGAAATCGTCCAGCGGGACATCGAAGGCATGCTCGCGCTGTTGTCGGCGGCGGAACGCGACCGGCTCACCGGCATCGGCGTCGCGCAGCCGTACAACCTCGGGAGCTGGCTGCGCGAACTGGGCGTGAGCGCCGACACGTCCAGCGCCGAGACTTTCCGCGCGTGGGACAGGACCGATTTTCCCGACGCGCTCTCGCGCGCGCTCGCGCTGCCCGTCTTCAGCGAAAACGACGGCAACGCCGCCGCGACCGCCGAACTCTTCTACGGACACGGCCGCCGCTGCGACGACTTCGTCTATCTCTTTCTCGGCTCGGCCATCGGCGGCGGCGTCGCGATCGACGGCGACTGTCTGCGCGGCGCGACCGGCAACGCGGGCGACATCGGCGTGATGCCCGTTCCGCCGAGCCGCCTGCCGTCCGCGCCGCAGCCGCCCGGCCAGTGGGACATCCTGCTGTCGCGCGCGTCGCTCAATGCGCTCGTGCGGCATCTGCACCACAGCGGCGCGGCGGCGGACAACCGCATCGACGTGCAGGCGTGCATCGAGCGGCGTCTGCCGGCCGTCGACGAATGGATCGACGACTGCATCGAAGCGCTCGCGCCCGCCCTGCGCGCGATGCTCTGCGTGCTCGACGTGCCGATGGTCGTGCTCGATGCCGATATCGACGGCGGCCTGCTCGACCGGCTGATACAGCGTCTATCCGCGACGATGACCGCGAACGCGCCCGAAGCGCGCGGCACGCCGGAACTCGTGCGCGGCACCTTCGGCCCCGACGCGGGCGCGATCGGCGCGGCCACGCTGCCGATGTTCTTCAACTTCTCGCCACGCGTGCGGCTGGATCGCGGCGCGGGTGTCAAACCGCAGGAGGTGAACCATGCCGCATGA
- a CDS encoding ribose ABC transporter permease encodes MANTTKHHDTGAAPVAKADSATQRQRRIEHRERMQVLMRTAGMLPVLILLCIGFGIVTDGFFSLQNMSIVTQQASINIVLAAGMTFVILTGGIDLSVGSVLSAAAVTALLASNLQGMGWLGVPAALGVGLAFGVINGALIALLKLPPFIVTLGSLTAVRGIARLIGHDTTIFNPQLPFAFIGNDTILGVPWLVVIALAVVAISWFILRRTVLGLRIYSVGGNPEAARLSGIKVWGIQMFVYAMSGLLAGLGAVMSAARLYAANGLQLGQSYELDAIAAVILGGTSFVGGVGSIVGTLVGALIIAVLSNGLVLLGVSDIWQYIIKGLVIIGAVALDRYRQRGSART; translated from the coding sequence ATGGCTAACACGACGAAACACCACGACACGGGCGCGGCGCCGGTTGCAAAGGCGGACAGCGCGACGCAGCGGCAACGCCGCATCGAGCATCGCGAGCGCATGCAGGTGCTGATGCGCACGGCGGGCATGCTGCCGGTGCTGATTCTGCTGTGCATCGGCTTCGGCATCGTGACGGACGGCTTCTTCAGCTTGCAGAACATGTCGATCGTCACGCAGCAGGCGTCGATCAACATCGTGCTCGCGGCGGGCATGACCTTCGTGATTCTGACGGGCGGCATCGACTTGTCGGTCGGCTCGGTGCTGTCGGCGGCGGCGGTCACGGCGCTGCTCGCATCGAACCTTCAAGGCATGGGCTGGCTCGGCGTGCCGGCGGCGCTCGGCGTCGGGCTCGCGTTCGGCGTCATCAACGGGGCGCTCATCGCGCTTCTCAAACTGCCGCCGTTCATCGTCACGCTCGGGTCGCTCACGGCCGTGCGCGGCATCGCGCGGCTGATCGGGCACGACACGACCATCTTCAATCCGCAACTGCCGTTCGCGTTCATCGGCAACGATACGATTCTCGGCGTGCCCTGGCTCGTCGTGATCGCGCTCGCCGTCGTCGCGATCTCGTGGTTCATTCTGAGGCGCACGGTGCTCGGCCTGCGCATCTATTCGGTCGGCGGCAATCCGGAAGCGGCGCGGCTCTCGGGCATCAAGGTGTGGGGCATCCAGATGTTCGTCTACGCGATGTCCGGCCTGCTCGCGGGTCTCGGCGCGGTGATGTCCGCCGCGCGGCTCTATGCGGCGAACGGACTCCAACTCGGGCAGTCATACGAACTCGACGCCATCGCCGCGGTCATTCTCGGCGGCACGAGTTTCGTCGGCGGCGTCGGGTCGATCGTCGGGACGCTGGTGGGCGCGCTCATCATCGCGGTGCTGTCCAACGGGCTCGTGCTGCTCGGCGTGTCCGACATCTGGCAGTACATCATCAAGGGGCTCGTCATCATCGGCGCGGTGGCGCTCGACCGTTATCGCCAGCGCGGTTCGGCGCGCACCTGA
- a CDS encoding substrate-binding domain-containing protein, producing MKSLARRRLLTACALSACGLASMRRAAALPDKASVALVMKSLGDPFVASMIDGAKNYQRHYASQLDLTTHGTLTDNDVAGQTRIIEALVKAKVDAIVIAPTDSKLLVPVVAQAIAAGVLVIAIDNPFDEDAQEAANVTIPFVGPDSRRGARLVGAYLASKLKPGDEVGIIEGPPNDRNAQQRTLGFREAMSAAQLRVAAIDTGDWTAPSGKSIALQMLYARPTLRGLLCANDNIAMGAIDAIRISGKKGRVLVTGYNNIDAVQPLLDNGSMLATVEQFGARQAVFGVDVAVKALVEKRRQRDLSPYMETPVQVVTREKTRAPRA from the coding sequence ATGAAAAGCCTTGCCCGCCGCCGTCTGCTCACCGCATGCGCCCTGAGCGCGTGCGGGCTCGCGTCCATGCGCCGCGCCGCCGCGCTGCCGGACAAGGCGAGCGTCGCGCTCGTGATGAAATCGCTCGGCGATCCGTTCGTCGCCTCCATGATCGACGGCGCGAAGAACTATCAGCGCCACTACGCCTCGCAACTCGACCTGACGACGCACGGCACGTTGACCGACAACGACGTCGCGGGGCAGACGCGCATCATCGAGGCGCTGGTGAAGGCGAAGGTGGATGCCATCGTGATCGCGCCGACCGATTCGAAATTGCTCGTTCCGGTGGTCGCGCAGGCGATTGCGGCCGGCGTGCTCGTGATCGCCATCGACAATCCGTTCGACGAAGACGCGCAGGAAGCGGCCAACGTGACGATTCCGTTCGTCGGCCCGGACAGCCGGCGCGGGGCGCGGCTCGTCGGCGCCTATCTCGCCTCGAAGCTGAAACCGGGCGATGAAGTCGGCATCATCGAAGGCCCGCCGAACGATCGCAACGCGCAGCAGCGCACCCTCGGCTTCAGGGAAGCGATGTCGGCGGCGCAACTGCGCGTCGCGGCCATCGACACCGGCGACTGGACCGCGCCGAGCGGCAAGTCCATCGCGCTTCAGATGCTCTACGCGCGCCCGACGCTGCGCGGCCTGCTGTGCGCGAACGACAACATCGCGATGGGCGCCATCGACGCTATCCGCATCTCGGGCAAGAAAGGGCGCGTGCTCGTCACCGGCTACAACAACATCGACGCCGTGCAGCCGTTGCTCGACAACGGCAGCATGCTCGCGACCGTCGAGCAGTTCGGCGCGCGCCAGGCCGTGTTCGGCGTCGATGTCGCGGTGAAGGCGCTCGTGGAGAAGCGCCGTCAGCGGGACTTGTCGCCTTATATGGAAACGCCAGTGCAGGTGGTGACGCGCGAGAAGACCCGCGCGCCGCGCGCCTGA
- a CDS encoding IclR family transcriptional regulator has protein sequence MEKAYDVPALRRANDILETLADAARPVRAATLAQRTGLSRSTLYLMLETLARMQWIEKRDDGYVVGVGLFELGNAYVRHDTLQAAFREGAGAFINQHNEVVQLAVLDGVQVVYVAREDAHRPVRLVSDLGSRLPAHCCALGKALLASLPDDAVIERLPERLEAVTPRTVTRRAALVRELAAVRASGLAIEREEVAEGLACFAAFVGETPAGKRVAVSTSVPVGRLDARREKQIAMGIVELAAHLRDAL, from the coding sequence ATGGAAAAAGCCTACGACGTCCCCGCGCTGCGACGCGCCAACGACATCCTCGAAACGCTCGCCGACGCCGCCAGGCCCGTGCGCGCCGCGACGCTCGCGCAACGCACCGGGCTTTCGCGCAGCACGCTCTATCTGATGCTCGAAACGCTCGCGCGCATGCAGTGGATCGAGAAGCGCGACGACGGATATGTCGTCGGCGTGGGACTGTTCGAACTGGGAAACGCCTACGTGCGCCACGACACGCTGCAGGCGGCGTTTCGCGAAGGCGCGGGCGCGTTCATCAACCAGCACAACGAAGTCGTGCAGCTCGCGGTGCTCGACGGCGTGCAGGTGGTCTATGTCGCGCGCGAGGACGCGCATCGCCCGGTGCGGCTCGTGTCGGACCTCGGCTCGCGCTTGCCCGCGCATTGCTGCGCGCTCGGCAAGGCGCTGCTCGCGAGCCTTCCCGACGACGCCGTGATCGAGCGCCTGCCCGAACGCCTCGAAGCGGTGACGCCGCGCACCGTGACGCGCCGCGCGGCGCTCGTGCGCGAACTCGCCGCGGTGCGCGCGAGCGGGCTCGCCATCGAACGCGAGGAAGTGGCCGAAGGGCTTGCATGCTTCGCCGCGTTCGTCGGCGAGACGCCCGCGGGCAAGCGCGTCGCGGTATCGACGAGCGTGCCCGTCGGACGGCTCGACGCCCGCCGCGAGAAGCAGATCGCGATGGGCATCGTCGAACTGGCGGCGCACTTACGCGACGCGCTCTGA
- a CDS encoding sugar ABC transporter ATP-binding protein — translation MPHDSPRSSEPRTPLLEMRGISKTFPGVRALNDVRLAVHPGEVHSLMGENGAGKSTLMKILSGAYQADAGGQILIDGKPVVIDGPLAARALGVAVIYQELSLAPNLSVAENIYAGRELHRGRGAWALVDRPGMERGCEDVLKRLGASFKPHTLVGDLSIAERQLVEIARAVHAHARILVMDEPTTPLSSRETDRLFELVRQLREEGIAIIYISHRMAEIYELSDRVSVLRDGSYVGTLMRDELSAESLVRMMVGRDISGFYKKEHAPYDPGHVVLSVRDIADDSRVRGCSLDLHAGEVLGVAGLVGAGRTELARLIFGAEQRTRGDVSMHGKPLTLRTPRDAIDAGLVYLTEDRKGQGLFLDMSVRDNINVAVAGRDSKAGVMDIARGNARARDAIAALSIRVPNQRVNAGALSGGNQQKVLLSRLLETKPEVLILDEPTRGVDIGAKSEIYRIINDLARSGVGVIVISSELPEVIGVADRVIVMREGEIAGELGGHSGKPISQEGIIELATGSRAALGQAA, via the coding sequence ATGCCGCATGATTCTCCGCGCTCGTCGGAGCCGCGCACGCCGCTTCTGGAAATGCGCGGCATCAGCAAGACGTTTCCGGGCGTGCGCGCGCTCAACGACGTGCGCCTCGCCGTCCATCCCGGCGAAGTGCATTCGCTGATGGGCGAAAACGGCGCCGGCAAGTCCACGCTGATGAAGATTCTCTCGGGCGCGTATCAGGCCGACGCGGGCGGGCAGATTCTCATCGACGGCAAGCCGGTCGTCATCGACGGGCCGCTCGCCGCGCGCGCGCTCGGCGTCGCCGTCATCTATCAGGAATTGAGCCTCGCGCCGAACCTGTCGGTCGCCGAGAACATCTACGCCGGGCGCGAGCTGCATCGCGGCCGTGGCGCATGGGCGCTCGTCGACCGGCCCGGCATGGAGCGCGGCTGCGAGGACGTTCTGAAGCGGCTCGGCGCGAGTTTCAAGCCGCATACGCTCGTCGGCGACCTGTCGATCGCGGAGCGGCAACTCGTCGAAATCGCGCGCGCGGTGCATGCCCATGCGCGCATTCTCGTGATGGACGAGCCGACCACGCCGCTTTCTTCGCGCGAAACGGACCGCCTCTTCGAACTCGTGCGGCAACTGCGCGAGGAAGGCATCGCGATCATCTATATCAGTCACCGGATGGCGGAAATCTACGAACTGTCGGACCGCGTCTCGGTGCTGCGCGACGGCAGCTACGTCGGCACGCTGATGCGCGACGAACTCTCCGCCGAAAGCCTCGTGCGGATGATGGTCGGCCGCGACATCTCCGGCTTTTACAAGAAAGAGCACGCGCCCTACGATCCGGGCCACGTCGTGCTATCCGTGCGCGATATCGCCGACGACAGCCGAGTGCGCGGATGCAGTCTCGATCTGCACGCGGGCGAAGTGCTTGGCGTCGCGGGACTCGTCGGCGCGGGGCGCACGGAACTCGCGCGCCTCATCTTCGGCGCGGAACAGCGCACGCGCGGCGACGTGTCGATGCACGGCAAGCCGCTCACGCTGCGCACGCCGCGCGACGCGATCGACGCGGGTCTCGTCTATCTCACCGAGGACCGCAAGGGCCAGGGGCTTTTCCTCGACATGAGCGTGCGCGACAACATCAACGTCGCGGTCGCCGGGCGCGATTCGAAAGCCGGCGTGATGGACATCGCGCGCGGCAATGCGCGGGCGCGCGACGCGATCGCCGCGCTCTCGATTCGCGTGCCGAATCAGCGCGTGAACGCGGGCGCGCTTTCGGGCGGCAATCAGCAGAAGGTGCTGCTCTCGCGCCTTCTGGAAACGAAGCCCGAAGTGCTGATCCTCGACGAACCGACGCGCGGCGTGGACATCGGCGCCAAGTCGGAGATTTATCGAATCATCAACGATCTGGCGCGCTCGGGCGTCGGCGTGATCGTGATTTCGAGCGAGCTGCCGGAAGTGATCGGCGTGGCGGATCGCGTGATCGTGATGCGCGAAGGCGAGATCGCGGGCGAACTCGGCGGGCATTCCGGCAAGCCGATTTCGCAGGAAGGGATCATCGAACTGGCGACCGGCTCGCGCGCCGCGCTCGGTCAGGCCGCCTGA
- a CDS encoding fumarylacetoacetate hydrolase family protein, which translates to MQNVNVSSCLPDDLADAVLIGRVWRPAPVDGPAVVAVRNGEVFDITRAAPTTADLFDRPDALDIARNAEGERIGSVHDLLQATLDGATGGARLLAPCDVQAVKACGVTFAVSLLERVIEEQAGGDASKAVEVRDTINKLIGADLSKIKPGSESAQKLKAELERRGAWSQYMEVGIGPDAEVFSKSQPMSSVGFGADVGLYPTSQWNNPEPEIVLAVNARGEIVGATLGNDVNLRDIEGRSALLLGKAKDNNASCAIGPFVRLFDEGFTLDTVRGASLSLKIEGADDGFVLEGVSHMSEISRDPADLVSQTHGAHHQYPDGFVLFLGTMFSPIKDRDTEGGGFTHHLGDVVTIATPTLGALVNTVRLSTEIEPWTFGVRALYRNLAARGLLGAAA; encoded by the coding sequence ATGCAAAACGTCAACGTCTCCTCTTGCCTGCCCGACGACCTCGCCGATGCCGTGCTGATCGGCCGCGTATGGCGCCCCGCCCCGGTCGATGGCCCCGCCGTCGTCGCCGTGCGCAATGGCGAAGTGTTCGACATCACGCGCGCCGCGCCGACCACCGCCGATCTCTTCGATCGCCCCGACGCGCTGGACATCGCCCGGAACGCAGAGGGCGAGCGCATCGGCAGCGTGCACGATCTGCTGCAGGCGACGCTCGACGGCGCGACCGGCGGCGCGCGCCTGCTCGCGCCGTGCGACGTGCAGGCGGTGAAAGCGTGCGGCGTCACGTTCGCTGTGAGCCTGCTCGAGCGCGTGATCGAGGAACAGGCCGGCGGCGACGCGAGCAAGGCGGTGGAAGTGCGCGACACCATCAACAAGCTGATCGGCGCGGATCTTTCGAAGATCAAGCCCGGCTCGGAAAGCGCGCAAAAGCTGAAGGCGGAGCTTGAGCGGCGCGGCGCGTGGTCCCAATACATGGAAGTCGGCATCGGGCCGGACGCCGAAGTGTTCTCGAAGTCGCAGCCGATGTCGTCGGTGGGCTTCGGCGCGGACGTCGGCCTGTATCCGACATCGCAATGGAACAATCCGGAGCCGGAGATCGTGCTGGCGGTGAACGCGCGCGGCGAGATCGTCGGCGCGACGCTCGGCAACGACGTAAACCTGCGCGATATCGAAGGCCGCAGCGCGCTTTTGCTCGGCAAGGCGAAGGACAACAACGCGTCGTGCGCGATCGGCCCGTTCGTGCGCCTCTTCGACGAAGGCTTCACGCTCGACACCGTGCGCGGCGCGAGCCTGTCGCTGAAAATCGAAGGCGCCGACGACGGCTTCGTGCTCGAAGGCGTGAGCCACATGAGCGAAATCAGCCGCGATCCGGCCGATCTCGTCAGTCAGACGCACGGCGCGCATCATCAATATCCGGATGGCTTCGTGCTCTTCCTCGGCACGATGTTCTCGCCGATCAAGGACCGCGACACCGAAGGCGGCGGCTTCACGCACCATCTCGGCGATGTCGTGACCATCGCGACGCCCACGCTCGGCGCGCTCGTCAACACGGTGCGGCTCTCGACGGAAATCGAGCCGTGGACCTTCGGCGTGCGCGCGCTATACCGGAATCTCGCCGCGCGCGGGCTGCTCGGCGCGGCGGCCTGA
- a CDS encoding HlyD family secretion protein yields MSDRNDTHDDARDDTAKDGGERARAHDGKNADEKNGDEKNGDEKDNGKNGRKKPGKKPLIILGIVVVVLAIGASIWWFMTRNQESTDDAYTDGDAVTIAPKVSGYVVAMNIDDNRFVHKGDLLIKIDPRDYQAQLDQATAQLGLAQAQLHAADVQLQVARVQYPAQLAEAQAQELSARASLAQASAAYERQRTVDVRATSQQNIDAATAQQKSAQANVAQARAQVRTASLVPQQIAQVVASVQERRQQVRQAEAQVEAAQLNLSYTELRAPADGWITKRNVQFGTFLQAGTSILTLVTTRVWVTANFKESQLARMHPGDKVDIDIDAYPGLDLHGHVDSIQFGSGSRFSAFPAENATGNFVKIVQRVPVKIVIDSGMKPGTSLPLGLSVEPTVMLRH; encoded by the coding sequence ATGTCAGACCGAAACGATACTCACGACGACGCACGCGACGATACCGCGAAGGACGGCGGCGAACGCGCGCGGGCGCATGACGGCAAGAACGCCGACGAAAAGAACGGCGACGAAAAGAACGGCGACGAAAAAGACAACGGCAAGAACGGGCGCAAGAAGCCCGGCAAGAAGCCGTTGATCATTCTCGGCATCGTCGTGGTGGTGCTTGCCATCGGCGCGTCGATCTGGTGGTTCATGACACGCAATCAGGAAAGCACCGACGACGCCTACACCGATGGCGACGCCGTCACCATCGCGCCGAAGGTATCGGGCTATGTCGTCGCGATGAACATCGACGACAACCGCTTCGTGCACAAGGGCGATCTGCTCATCAAGATCGATCCGCGCGACTATCAGGCGCAGCTCGATCAGGCGACCGCGCAGCTCGGGCTCGCGCAGGCGCAGCTTCACGCCGCCGACGTGCAGCTACAGGTCGCGCGCGTGCAGTATCCCGCGCAGCTCGCGGAGGCGCAGGCGCAGGAGTTGAGCGCGCGCGCCAGTCTCGCGCAGGCGAGCGCGGCCTACGAGCGCCAGCGCACCGTCGATGTGCGCGCCACGTCGCAGCAGAACATCGACGCCGCTACCGCGCAGCAAAAGAGCGCGCAGGCGAACGTCGCTCAGGCGCGCGCGCAGGTGCGCACGGCGAGCCTCGTGCCGCAGCAGATCGCGCAGGTGGTCGCTTCCGTGCAGGAGCGGCGCCAGCAAGTGCGGCAGGCCGAGGCGCAAGTCGAAGCCGCGCAACTGAATCTGTCGTACACCGAACTGCGCGCGCCCGCCGATGGCTGGATCACGAAGCGCAATGTGCAATTCGGCACGTTCCTGCAAGCGGGCACGTCCATTCTCACGCTCGTCACGACGCGCGTCTGGGTCACGGCGAACTTCAAGGAATCGCAGCTTGCGCGCATGCATCCGGGCGACAAGGTCGATATCGACATCGACGCCTATCCGGGCCTCGACCTGCACGGCCATGTGGACAGCATTCAGTTCGGCAGCGGCTCGCGCTTCTCCGCGTTTCCCGCCGAAAACGCGACCGGCAACTTCGTGAAGATCGTGCAGCGCGTGCCGGTGAAGATCGTGATCGACAGCGGCATGAAACCGGGAACGTCGCTGCCGCTCGGGTTGTCGGTCGAGCCGACCGTCATGCTGCGGCACTGA
- a CDS encoding universal stress protein codes for MYRHILVAVGTSLSHRALATAIVRARECNARLTALHVVDRTPWWAVDTGECNQRDTLSLIDEHSRALMRYSVSMIERAGIDGVGISVSLPAGGSIGEVIAKTANDSGADLVVLGGETESGWPHRAERLRDVVCGQTHCDVLIATHARAEPEAEAEAEVAVSERVA; via the coding sequence ATGTACAGGCACATTCTCGTTGCAGTCGGCACCAGCCTGAGCCACCGCGCGCTCGCCACCGCCATCGTCCGCGCGCGCGAATGCAACGCGCGGCTCACCGCGCTGCATGTGGTGGATCGCACGCCGTGGTGGGCGGTGGACACCGGCGAGTGCAATCAGCGCGACACGCTCTCGCTCATCGACGAACACTCGCGCGCGCTCATGCGCTACAGCGTGAGCATGATCGAGCGCGCGGGCATCGACGGCGTCGGCATCAGCGTGTCCTTGCCGGCTGGCGGCAGCATCGGCGAAGTGATCGCAAAGACGGCGAACGATTCGGGCGCCGATCTCGTCGTGCTCGGCGGCGAAACGGAGTCCGGCTGGCCGCATCGCGCCGAGCGTTTGCGCGATGTCGTCTGCGGTCAGACACACTGCGACGTGCTGATCGCGACGCACGCGCGCGCAGAGCCGGAAGCGGAGGCGGAAGCGGAAGTCGCGGTATCAGAGCGCGTCGCGTAA
- a CDS encoding DHA2 family efflux MFS transporter permease subunit — protein sequence MSDTTEPDHSGWKPSANPWLIAVVVTLAAFMEVLDTTIVNVALPHISGTMSASYDEATWTLTSYLVANGIVLPLSAYFSKILGRKRYFLICIGAFTVCSFLCGIATNLGQLIVFRILQGFFGGGLQPSQQSIILDTFPPEQRGRAFSISAVAIVVAPVLGPTLGGWITDNFTWRWVFLLNVPVGVLTTIAVMQFVEDPPWEERQSHKDVGIDAVGIGLIALGLGCLQVFLDRGEDEDWFSSNFIVTFAVLAAIGIVGATFWLSYAKKPVVDLRVMKDRNFALGSAAIVGFASVLYGSAVLIPQLAQQQLGYTATLAGLVLSPGALLIVFLIPVVSKLMLVVQTRFLVAFGFFLMGCALIYSHRLVPNIDYRTLTMMRSAQSAAIGFLFVPVTTLAYLSLPKSMNNDASALFTMFRNVAGSVGISLATAMIRERTQANMAHMVEHLTPLNQPYNDTVQRIARTLMDTGQTMSQAMTAATGQMYKTLVSQATILAYLDVFAACAIFSFLFIPITFFFSPVKASGKPGGH from the coding sequence ATGAGCGACACGACCGAACCCGACCACAGCGGCTGGAAGCCGAGCGCGAATCCGTGGCTCATCGCCGTGGTGGTCACGCTCGCGGCGTTCATGGAAGTGCTGGATACGACCATCGTGAACGTCGCGCTGCCGCACATTTCCGGCACGATGTCCGCGAGCTACGACGAAGCGACGTGGACGCTCACGTCGTATCTCGTCGCGAACGGCATCGTGCTGCCGCTTTCCGCGTATTTCTCGAAGATTCTCGGGCGCAAGCGCTACTTTCTGATCTGCATCGGGGCGTTCACCGTCTGCTCGTTTCTGTGCGGCATCGCGACGAATCTCGGGCAACTGATCGTCTTCCGGATTCTGCAGGGCTTCTTCGGCGGCGGACTGCAGCCGAGCCAGCAGTCGATCATCCTCGACACCTTCCCGCCCGAACAGCGCGGCCGCGCGTTCTCGATCTCGGCGGTGGCGATCGTCGTCGCGCCGGTGCTCGGGCCGACGCTCGGCGGCTGGATCACCGACAACTTCACCTGGCGCTGGGTGTTTCTGCTGAACGTGCCGGTCGGCGTGCTGACGACCATCGCGGTGATGCAGTTCGTCGAAGATCCGCCGTGGGAAGAGCGCCAGAGCCACAAGGACGTGGGCATCGACGCGGTGGGCATCGGCCTGATCGCGCTCGGGCTGGGTTGCCTGCAAGTGTTTCTGGATCGCGGCGAGGACGAGGACTGGTTCTCGTCGAACTTCATCGTGACGTTCGCGGTGCTGGCGGCGATCGGCATCGTCGGCGCAACGTTCTGGCTTTCGTATGCGAAAAAGCCCGTCGTCGATCTTCGCGTGATGAAGGACCGCAATTTCGCGCTCGGCTCGGCGGCGATCGTCGGGTTCGCGTCCGTGCTGTACGGCAGCGCCGTGCTCATTCCGCAGCTTGCGCAGCAGCAGCTCGGCTACACGGCAACGCTCGCGGGCCTCGTGCTCTCGCCGGGCGCGCTTCTGATCGTGTTTCTGATTCCGGTCGTGAGCAAGCTGATGCTCGTCGTGCAGACGCGCTTTCTCGTCGCGTTCGGCTTCTTCCTGATGGGCTGCGCGCTGATCTATTCGCATCGTCTGGTGCCGAACATCGACTATCGCACGCTCACGATGATGCGCAGCGCGCAATCCGCGGCCATCGGCTTTCTCTTCGTGCCGGTGACGACGCTCGCGTATCTGTCGCTTCCGAAGTCGATGAACAACGATGCGTCCGCGCTCTTCACGATGTTCCGCAACGTGGCGGGGTCGGTCGGCATTTCGCTCGCCACCGCGATGATCCGCGAGCGCACGCAGGCGAACATGGCGCATATGGTCGAGCATCTGACGCCGCTCAATCAGCCGTACAACGACACGGTGCAGCGCATCGCGCGCACGCTCATGGACACGGGGCAGACGATGTCGCAGGCCATGACCGCCGCGACCGGACAGATGTACAAGACGCTCGTTTCGCAGGCGACGATCCTCGCGTATCTCGACGTGTTCGCCGCCTGCGCGATCTTCTCGTTCCTCTTCATTCCGATCACGTTCTTCTTCTCGCCGGTGAAGGCATCCGGCAAGCCGGGAGGACATTGA